One Deinococcus sp. LM3 genomic region harbors:
- a CDS encoding acyl-CoA dehydrogenase family protein has translation MNFNLPEDLREVQATVRDFMLSRVEPRAHEIEETNSVPPELLREAAGLGLFGLSIPEEYGGVGLGALGRCAAYEALGIGHMGFGGVISAHASIGTSGLVKLGTPEQKARFLPRMATGECVAGFAITEPSSGSDAANIRTRAEKKGDVYVLNGTKHYISNAPIAGLLTVIAITDPSQGTRGMSAFLVEPQTTPGVSIGKIDEKMGQKGALSAEVIFQDAEIPAANLLGPEHLGYREALGILTNGRVGIAARSTGAMQRLLDLSVAHAKAREQFGKPIAEFQAVQFMLAEMEIAVQTSRVLWQKVAWMVDEGQDVRRMASVAKYHATEALSQVADKAVQVAGGMGYMKDSPVERYYRDQRLLRIYEGTSEIQKIIIAGDLLR, from the coding sequence ATGAATTTCAATCTGCCAGAGGACCTGCGCGAGGTGCAGGCGACCGTCCGTGATTTCATGCTGTCGCGCGTGGAACCCAGAGCGCACGAGATCGAGGAGACGAACAGCGTCCCCCCGGAACTGCTGCGCGAGGCCGCCGGGCTGGGCCTGTTCGGCCTGAGCATCCCCGAGGAGTACGGCGGGGTGGGCCTGGGCGCGCTGGGCCGCTGCGCCGCGTACGAGGCGCTCGGCATAGGCCACATGGGCTTCGGCGGCGTGATCAGCGCGCACGCCAGCATCGGCACCAGCGGCCTCGTGAAACTGGGCACGCCCGAGCAGAAGGCCCGCTTCCTGCCGCGCATGGCGACCGGCGAGTGCGTCGCGGGCTTCGCCATCACGGAACCCAGTTCCGGCAGCGACGCCGCGAACATCCGCACCCGCGCCGAGAAAAAAGGCGACGTGTACGTCCTGAACGGCACCAAGCACTACATCAGCAACGCGCCCATCGCGGGCCTGCTGACCGTCATCGCCATCACCGACCCCAGCCAGGGCACCAGAGGCATGAGTGCCTTCCTGGTCGAACCGCAGACCACGCCCGGCGTGAGCATCGGCAAGATCGACGAGAAGATGGGCCAGAAAGGCGCCCTGAGCGCCGAAGTCATCTTCCAGGACGCCGAGATCCCGGCCGCGAACCTGCTGGGCCCCGAACACCTGGGCTACCGCGAGGCGCTGGGCATCCTCACCAACGGCCGCGTCGGCATCGCCGCGCGCAGCACGGGCGCCATGCAGCGCCTGCTGGACCTCTCGGTCGCGCACGCCAAGGCCCGCGAGCAGTTCGGGAAGCCCATCGCGGAATTCCAGGCGGTGCAGTTCATGCTGGCCGAAATGGAAATCGCCGTGCAGACCAGCCGCGTCCTGTGGCAGAAAGTCGCGTGGATGGTCGACGAGGGCCAGGACGTGCGCCGCATGGCCAGTGTGGCCAAGTACCACGCTACCGAGGCGCTCTCGCAGGTGGCCGACAAGGCCGTGCAGGTCGCGGGCGGCATGGGCTACATGAAAGACAGCCCCGTCGAACGCTACTACCGCGACCAGCGCCTGCTGCGCATCTACGAGGGCACCAGCGAAATCCAGAAGATCATCATTGCGGGCGACCTGCTGCGGTAA
- a CDS encoding alpha/beta hydrolase-fold protein codes for MRPPTYALAGALAVRAPGPVMLRRMARLRWRISHLPPLPTGSAVFLTGDHRAWSSDPTGWTFDPAGELLGEHPEGTLLSVKVRARHPDGTVTEEGDAWGGRAAPHRHVVTGDAGIDLHVAGWQDARGGLDRPARSAPPREETVLEAPWGEQPVRLWWPTGQDGPLPLLILHDGQNAFDEAPTFAGESWDAAGAAQALADAGHPVRIAALPVNHDRNRRYVPFPFELNDFASGADEYADWIRDTLLPHLHARFGLVPAQDTALAGSSFGGLITAYAGLRDPGTYGTLGVFSPAVWPADHAFLRWLAGRSDPQARVWVDMGDHEGSSVQGAQDVITLARDLTAQLAPHVREARFTVGEGHWHDEPAWRERLPAFLRWWRTDQG; via the coding sequence ATGCGGCCCCCCACCTACGCGCTGGCCGGCGCGCTGGCCGTCCGCGCGCCGGGTCCCGTTATGCTGCGCCGCATGGCACGCCTGCGCTGGCGCATATCCCACCTTCCGCCCCTGCCCACCGGCAGCGCCGTGTTCCTGACCGGCGACCACCGCGCCTGGAGCAGCGATCCCACCGGCTGGACCTTCGACCCCGCCGGAGAACTGCTGGGCGAGCACCCGGAAGGCACCCTGCTGAGCGTCAAGGTCCGCGCCCGCCACCCCGACGGCACCGTCACCGAGGAAGGCGACGCCTGGGGAGGCCGCGCCGCCCCCCACCGGCACGTCGTGACCGGCGACGCTGGCATCGACCTGCACGTGGCTGGCTGGCAGGACGCCAGGGGAGGGCTGGACCGCCCCGCCCGCAGCGCCCCACCGCGCGAGGAAACCGTGCTGGAAGCCCCCTGGGGGGAACAGCCCGTGCGCCTGTGGTGGCCCACAGGACAGGACGGCCCGCTGCCGCTGCTGATCCTGCATGACGGGCAGAACGCCTTCGACGAGGCCCCCACCTTCGCCGGGGAGAGCTGGGACGCTGCCGGGGCCGCGCAGGCCCTCGCAGACGCCGGGCACCCGGTGCGCATCGCTGCGCTGCCCGTGAACCACGACCGCAACCGCCGCTACGTGCCGTTCCCCTTCGAACTGAACGACTTCGCCAGCGGCGCGGACGAGTACGCCGACTGGATCAGGGACACCCTGTTGCCGCACCTGCACGCCCGCTTCGGTCTCGTGCCCGCGCAGGACACCGCGCTGGCCGGCTCCAGCTTCGGCGGGCTGATCACCGCGTACGCGGGCCTGCGCGACCCCGGCACGTACGGCACGCTGGGCGTGTTCAGTCCCGCCGTGTGGCCCGCCGACCACGCCTTCCTGCGCTGGCTCGCCGGGCGCAGTGACCCGCAGGCGCGCGTGTGGGTGGACATGGGCGACCACGAGGGGAGCAGCGTGCAGGGCGCGCAGGACGTCATCACGCTGGCCCGCGACCTGACCGCGCAGCTCGCCCCGCACGTCCGCGAGGCCCGCTTCACCGTCGGCGAGGGCCACTGGCACGACGAACCCGCGTGGCGCGAACGCCTGCCCGCCTTCCTGCGCTGGTGGCGGACAGATCAGGGCTGA
- the lon gene encoding endopeptidase La, whose product MPTETHTLPSNVPVCPVRGSVIYPTMVQHIDASRAISIGAIEAAMASDKVILIVSQKDKDIDDPKGSDLYDVGTACNVLRVRKNPDGTVQMLVSAVARVRASNYTRGDHLSADITLLTPEQGDTVELQALSRELRERFEAIASGGKITAENVQTIGNKEDIGEMADHIAFNLDFKLEDKQALLELPSLTARIRKLLTLLDTEQEVQAVQAKIRAQVKEEIDKNQREYYLREQMKVIQKELQGGEDGEEGDEAEQLRAKIDALGLKPEVKKEIDREVNRLARMHPDAAEASVIRTYLTWITELPWNERSEDQLDVAAAAAILDDDHYGLEKVKDRVLEFLAVRRLRKERAARGELSAEDVNKGPILVFTGPPGVGKTSIAQSIAKALGRKYVRIALGGARDESDIRGHRRTYIGAMPGRLIQGIRTAGTKNPVILLDEVDKLGSGYQGDPSAALLEVLDPAQNQHFTDHYMGVAFDLSEVMFIATANYPEQIPPALMDRMEVIDFSSYIEQEKLEIAKRYLLPRQLTQNGLKGNQIAFTDAALEKLISHYTREAGVRNLEREIGTVARKVARRIATGETKRAKVTDKELDRYLGQARHTPETEGKEDTVGVSTGMFYTPVGGDILFVETSISPGKGLVLTGQLGDVMKESARAALTYIKSNAERFHIDKARIDDSEIHIHVPAGAIPKEGPSAGGAMVTSLISALTGIPARHDVAMTGEMTLTGRYLPIGGLKEKVLGARRAGIKHIIMPKANESDLRDIPEHLRTSMRFHPCETVDQVLDVALVGGLKALETPRDGSAPAKRKSTRRSADARA is encoded by the coding sequence ATGCCCACCGAAACCCACACCCTGCCCAGCAACGTCCCCGTCTGCCCCGTCCGCGGCAGCGTCATCTACCCCACCATGGTCCAGCACATCGACGCCAGCCGCGCCATCTCCATCGGCGCGATCGAGGCGGCCATGGCCAGCGACAAGGTCATCCTGATCGTCTCGCAGAAAGACAAGGACATCGACGATCCCAAAGGCAGCGACCTGTACGACGTCGGCACCGCCTGCAACGTCCTGCGTGTCCGCAAGAACCCGGACGGCACCGTGCAGATGCTCGTGTCCGCCGTGGCCCGCGTGCGCGCCAGCAACTACACGCGCGGCGACCACCTCAGCGCCGACATCACGCTCCTGACCCCCGAACAGGGCGACACCGTGGAACTGCAGGCCCTGAGCCGCGAACTGCGCGAACGGTTCGAGGCCATCGCCTCGGGCGGCAAGATCACGGCTGAGAACGTGCAGACCATCGGCAACAAGGAAGACATCGGCGAGATGGCCGACCACATCGCCTTCAACCTCGACTTCAAACTTGAGGACAAGCAGGCGCTGCTGGAACTGCCCAGCCTGACCGCCCGCATCCGCAAACTGCTGACCCTGCTCGACACCGAACAGGAAGTGCAGGCCGTGCAGGCCAAGATCCGCGCGCAGGTGAAAGAAGAGATCGACAAGAACCAGCGCGAGTACTACCTGCGCGAGCAGATGAAAGTCATCCAGAAGGAACTCCAGGGCGGCGAGGACGGCGAGGAAGGCGACGAGGCCGAGCAGCTGCGCGCCAAGATCGACGCGCTGGGCCTGAAACCCGAGGTCAAGAAGGAAATCGACCGCGAGGTCAACCGACTGGCCCGCATGCACCCCGACGCCGCCGAGGCCAGCGTGATCCGCACGTACCTCACCTGGATCACCGAACTGCCCTGGAACGAACGCAGCGAGGACCAGCTGGACGTGGCCGCCGCCGCCGCCATCCTCGACGACGACCACTACGGCCTGGAGAAGGTCAAGGACCGCGTGCTGGAATTCCTGGCGGTGCGCCGACTGCGCAAGGAACGCGCCGCGCGCGGCGAACTGAGCGCCGAGGACGTGAACAAGGGACCCATCCTGGTGTTCACCGGCCCTCCCGGCGTCGGCAAGACCAGCATCGCGCAGAGCATCGCCAAGGCGCTGGGCCGCAAGTACGTGCGCATCGCCCTGGGCGGCGCGCGTGACGAGAGCGACATCCGCGGTCACCGCCGCACGTACATCGGCGCGATGCCCGGCCGCCTGATCCAGGGCATCCGCACCGCCGGCACCAAGAACCCCGTGATCCTACTCGACGAGGTCGACAAGCTCGGCAGCGGCTACCAGGGCGACCCCAGTGCCGCGCTGCTGGAAGTGCTCGACCCCGCGCAGAACCAGCACTTCACCGACCACTACATGGGCGTGGCCTTCGACCTGAGCGAGGTCATGTTCATCGCCACCGCCAACTACCCCGAGCAGATCCCCCCGGCCCTGATGGACCGCATGGAAGTCATCGACTTCTCCAGCTACATCGAGCAGGAAAAACTGGAGATCGCCAAACGCTACCTGCTGCCCCGCCAGCTGACCCAGAACGGCCTGAAAGGCAACCAGATCGCGTTCACGGACGCCGCGCTGGAAAAACTGATCAGCCACTACACCCGCGAGGCCGGCGTGCGTAACCTAGAACGCGAGATCGGCACGGTCGCCCGCAAGGTCGCCCGCCGCATCGCCACCGGCGAGACCAAACGCGCCAAGGTCACCGACAAGGAACTCGACCGCTACCTGGGGCAGGCCCGCCACACCCCGGAAACCGAGGGCAAGGAGGACACCGTGGGCGTCAGCACCGGCATGTTCTACACCCCGGTCGGCGGCGACATCCTGTTCGTGGAGACCAGCATCAGCCCCGGCAAGGGCCTGGTCCTGACCGGGCAGCTCGGTGACGTGATGAAGGAATCGGCCCGCGCCGCCCTGACGTACATCAAGAGCAACGCCGAACGCTTCCACATCGACAAGGCCCGCATCGACGACAGCGAGATTCACATTCACGTGCCGGCCGGCGCGATCCCCAAGGAAGGCCCCAGCGCCGGGGGCGCCATGGTCACCAGCCTCATCAGCGCCCTGACCGGCATTCCCGCCCGCCACGACGTCGCCATGACCGGCGAGATGACCCTGACCGGCCGCTACCTGCCCATCGGCGGCCTGAAAGAGAAGGTGCTGGGTGCGCGCCGCGCCGGGATCAAGCACATCATCATGCCCAAAGCGAACGAGAGCGACCTGCGCGACATCCCGGAGCACCTGCGCACCAGCATGCGCTTCCACCCCTGCGAGACCGTCGATCAGGTGCTCGACGTGGCCCTCGTGGGCGGCCTGAAAGCCCTGGAAACGCCCCGCGACGGCAGCGCGCCCGCCAAGCGCAAGAGCACCCGCCGCAGCGCCGACGCCCGCGCCTGA
- a CDS encoding YqgE/AlgH family protein, translating into MSGPLTFLVASPHLRGGVFEHAVILLLEHDTKGAMGLIVNAPMTQSVSDLLPDTPGQPDAAWLGGPVDPTLGWCLYPQPVGLDGEMRLTAELNVSSSLDVLRAVMASGQRFMLVLGYAGWGAGQLTEEAREGSWVWVEQDTPELLWDVPAGERWQAALDRLGVTADTIMPGGAQA; encoded by the coding sequence ATGAGCGGTCCACTGACTTTCCTCGTGGCGAGCCCGCACCTGCGCGGCGGGGTCTTTGAACACGCCGTGATCCTGCTGCTGGAACACGACACCAAGGGCGCGATGGGATTGATCGTGAACGCCCCCATGACCCAGAGCGTCAGCGACCTGCTGCCCGACACGCCCGGACAACCCGACGCCGCCTGGCTGGGCGGCCCGGTGGACCCGACGCTCGGGTGGTGCCTGTACCCGCAACCCGTAGGCCTGGACGGCGAGATGCGGCTGACGGCGGAGCTGAACGTGTCCAGCAGCCTGGACGTGCTGCGCGCCGTGATGGCCTCGGGGCAGCGCTTCATGCTGGTCCTCGGGTACGCCGGGTGGGGCGCGGGGCAGCTGACCGAGGAAGCCCGCGAGGGCAGCTGGGTGTGGGTGGAGCAGGACACCCCGGAACTGCTGTGGGACGTGCCGGCCGGGGAGCGCTGGCAGGCGGCGCTGGACCGGCTGGGCGTGACGGCAGACACCATCATGCCGGGCGGCGCTCAGGCCTGA
- a CDS encoding DUF72 domain-containing protein, which produces MRVYIGCGGYSNDDWTAPGLIYEGVRKDDYLATYAQHFDAAELNSSFYAIPGLKAFAGMARRSGGRVRFTVKLHRIFTHDRAPTDADFDRMLQSPEPLREAGVMGPYLAQFPFSFHRTPANRRYLGQLAERFAGHELAVEMRHEGWDLPEVREGMAERGLIWVSPDYPPAGGLPEPQLHVTGDVGYLRLHGRNAGSWWEGQSAAERHDYRYTRAEMDEWAQKIALAAPDLSELYVLFENTTKGHALHNIPQLREALNAHGVPVQTPDPGPEQGRLL; this is translated from the coding sequence ATGCGCGTGTACATCGGCTGCGGCGGCTACAGCAACGACGACTGGACGGCCCCCGGCCTGATCTACGAGGGCGTCCGCAAGGACGACTACCTAGCCACGTACGCCCAGCACTTCGACGCCGCCGAACTGAACAGCTCCTTCTACGCCATTCCGGGCCTGAAAGCCTTCGCGGGCATGGCCCGCAGGAGCGGCGGTCGCGTGCGCTTCACCGTGAAACTCCACCGGATCTTCACGCATGACCGCGCGCCCACCGACGCCGACTTCGACCGCATGCTCCAGAGCCCCGAACCGCTGCGCGAGGCCGGCGTCATGGGCCCCTACCTCGCGCAGTTCCCGTTCTCGTTCCACCGCACGCCCGCCAACCGCCGCTACCTGGGACAGCTGGCCGAACGCTTCGCCGGGCACGAACTGGCCGTCGAGATGCGCCATGAGGGCTGGGATCTCCCCGAAGTCCGCGAGGGCATGGCCGAGCGCGGCCTGATCTGGGTCAGTCCCGATTACCCGCCCGCCGGAGGCCTGCCCGAACCGCAACTGCACGTCACCGGCGACGTGGGCTACCTGCGCCTGCACGGCCGCAACGCCGGCAGCTGGTGGGAAGGGCAGAGCGCCGCCGAACGCCACGACTACCGCTACACCCGCGCCGAGATGGACGAGTGGGCCCAGAAGATCGCCCTGGCCGCCCCGGACCTGAGCGAACTGTACGTGCTGTTCGAGAACACCACCAAAGGCCACGCGCTGCACAACATTCCCCAGCTGCGCGAGGCCCTGAACGCCCACGGCGTGCCCGTGCAGACCCCCGACCCCGGCCCGGAACAGGGACGCCTGCTCTGA
- a CDS encoding response regulator: MNIRRILIIDDNPNDVELALTALADAPAGSPGHEVSVASGGPEAIEWLRVARTTGTLPDLILLDLKMPHMDGIAVLDVIRADPGLRGIPVVMLTTSGEGRDISESYAHGASAYVIKPMDFTQFRDAMQTIQAFWTTLNRPPSLNG; encoded by the coding sequence GTGAACATCCGCAGGATTCTGATCATCGACGACAACCCGAACGACGTGGAACTCGCCCTGACCGCCCTGGCCGACGCACCCGCCGGCAGTCCCGGCCACGAGGTCAGTGTCGCGTCCGGCGGGCCCGAAGCGATCGAATGGCTGCGCGTCGCCCGGACGACCGGCACCCTGCCCGACCTGATCCTGCTCGACCTGAAGATGCCCCACATGGACGGTATCGCGGTCCTCGACGTGATCCGCGCCGACCCCGGCCTGCGCGGCATTCCGGTCGTCATGCTCACCACCAGCGGCGAGGGGCGCGACATCAGCGAATCCTACGCGCACGGCGCGAGCGCCTACGTCATCAAACCCATGGACTTCACGCAGTTCCGGGACGCCATGCAGACCATCCAGGCCTTCTGGACCACCCTGAACCGCCCCCCCAGCCTCAACGGCTGA
- the hisF gene encoding imidazole glycerol phosphate synthase subunit HisF has protein sequence MLTKRIIPCLDVQNGRVVKNVRFFEDHRDAGDPLVLAQAYEAQQADELVFYDITATHEGRSLMLDVAARVAEQVMMPLTVGGGVNALSDFRQLLMAGADKISVNSGALSRPELIREASDHHGAQCVMLSIDAKRRPDGHGWNVFRAGGRVDTGLDLIEWAVRGQALGAGEICLNIMDADGTRAGFDLEATRTVARALDIPVIASGGAGKLEDFRDVLRGGEDGGWADAALAASVFHFGELTVPQVKTYLKGEGLPVRPDWHDTHRP, from the coding sequence ATGTTGACCAAGCGCATCATTCCCTGCCTGGACGTGCAGAACGGCCGCGTGGTGAAGAACGTCCGGTTCTTCGAGGACCACCGCGACGCCGGGGACCCACTGGTGCTGGCCCAGGCGTACGAGGCGCAGCAGGCCGACGAACTGGTGTTCTACGACATCACCGCCACCCACGAGGGCCGCAGCCTGATGCTGGACGTCGCGGCCAGGGTCGCCGAGCAGGTCATGATGCCCCTGACCGTCGGGGGCGGCGTGAACGCCCTCAGCGACTTCCGGCAACTGCTGATGGCCGGCGCGGACAAGATCAGCGTGAACAGCGGCGCCCTGAGCCGCCCCGAACTGATCCGCGAGGCCAGCGACCACCACGGCGCGCAGTGCGTGATGCTGAGCATCGACGCCAAACGCCGCCCGGACGGCCACGGCTGGAACGTGTTCCGGGCCGGCGGTCGCGTGGACACCGGCCTGGACCTGATCGAGTGGGCCGTGCGCGGCCAGGCGCTCGGCGCGGGCGAGATCTGCCTGAACATCATGGACGCCGACGGCACCCGCGCCGGCTTCGACCTGGAAGCGACCCGCACGGTCGCCCGCGCGCTGGATATTCCCGTGATCGCGTCCGGCGGCGCCGGGAAGCTCGAGGACTTCCGCGACGTGCTGCGCGGCGGCGAGGACGGAGGCTGGGCCGACGCGGCGCTGGCCGCCAGCGTCTTCCACTTCGGGGAACTGACCGTCCCGCAGGTCAAGACGTACCTGAAGGGCGAGGGGCTGCCCGTGCGGCCCGACTGGCACGACACGCACCGCCCCTGA
- the hisIE gene encoding bifunctional phosphoribosyl-AMP cyclohydrolase/phosphoribosyl-ATP diphosphatase HisIE — translation MTLPISLDSLNFDPQTGLIPVVTQDARSGAVLMQAWADRAAVERTLDTREATYYSRSRQEQWVKGATSGHTQQVVDVQADCDADSLLYRVVQTGPACHTGAYSCYHQPLLTTQAPPAGLDGTLDRVYATITERLATLPENSYVARLHAGGLDRVLKKISEESGEVLLAAKNHDRAELATEVADLLFHTLFAMAEVGVSPADVAAVLHEREGKTGLKGPKEVG, via the coding sequence ATGACACTCCCCATTTCCCTGGATTCCCTGAACTTCGATCCCCAGACCGGCCTGATCCCGGTCGTGACCCAGGACGCCCGCAGCGGCGCCGTGCTGATGCAGGCCTGGGCCGACCGCGCCGCCGTCGAACGTACCCTGGACACCCGCGAGGCCACCTACTACAGCCGCTCCCGGCAGGAGCAGTGGGTGAAAGGCGCCACCAGCGGCCACACGCAGCAGGTCGTGGACGTGCAGGCCGACTGCGACGCCGACAGCCTGCTGTACCGCGTCGTGCAGACCGGCCCCGCCTGCCACACCGGCGCGTACTCCTGCTACCACCAGCCGCTCCTGACCACCCAGGCCCCGCCCGCCGGGCTGGACGGCACGCTGGACCGCGTGTACGCGACCATCACCGAGCGGCTGGCCACGCTGCCCGAGAACAGCTACGTGGCCCGCCTGCACGCCGGAGGCCTGGACCGCGTGCTGAAGAAGATCAGCGAGGAAAGCGGCGAGGTTCTGCTGGCCGCGAAGAACCACGACCGCGCCGAACTGGCCACCGAGGTCGCCGACCTGCTGTTCCACACCCTGTTCGCCATGGCCGAGGTCGGCGTCTCCCCCGCCGATGTGGCCGCCGTGCTGCACGAACGCGAGGGGAAAACCGGCCTGAAAGGCCCGAAAGAAGTGGGCTGA
- the nucS gene encoding endonuclease NucS, giving the protein MLIDSLTHPTPEALLTFLRAHLHARVTLHLAGEVEVLYAGRATSMAEAGDRLLLLKPDGSLQVHGPRGVKPVNWQPRTDHLSAELEGGCVVLHAERRSPAEVVRVRVITCAQVTALQLGDEALFLLQGSEAQMQAALARTPELIEPGLSVLDRELLVGVGGIDLYARDSQGRFVVVELKRGKAGHEAVHQLARYVQAVREQVPGPVRGILAAPDITVPALKVAQAAGLEYVKVEALPQVPEEALQPTLF; this is encoded by the coding sequence ATGCTGATCGACTCCCTGACCCACCCCACACCCGAAGCCCTGCTGACCTTCCTGCGCGCGCACCTGCATGCCCGCGTGACCCTGCATCTGGCGGGTGAGGTCGAGGTGCTGTATGCCGGGCGAGCGACCAGCATGGCCGAGGCCGGGGACCGCCTGCTGCTGCTCAAGCCCGACGGTTCGTTGCAGGTGCATGGGCCGCGCGGCGTGAAACCCGTGAACTGGCAGCCGCGCACGGACCACCTGAGCGCCGAACTGGAGGGCGGCTGCGTGGTCCTGCACGCCGAACGCCGCAGTCCCGCCGAGGTGGTGCGGGTGCGCGTGATCACCTGCGCGCAGGTCACGGCGCTGCAACTGGGGGACGAGGCGCTGTTCCTGCTTCAGGGCAGCGAGGCGCAGATGCAGGCCGCGCTGGCCCGCACGCCCGAGCTGATCGAGCCGGGCCTGAGTGTCCTCGACCGCGAGCTGCTGGTCGGGGTGGGCGGCATCGACCTGTACGCCCGCGACAGCCAGGGGCGGTTCGTGGTGGTGGAACTCAAGCGCGGCAAGGCCGGGCACGAGGCGGTGCATCAGCTGGCCCGGTACGTGCAGGCCGTGCGGGAACAGGTGCCCGGCCCCGTGCGCGGCATCCTGGCCGCCCCGGACATCACGGTTCCGGCCCTGAAGGTCGCGCAGGCCGCCGGACTGGAGTACGTGAAAGTCGAGGCGCTTCCCCAGGTGCCCGAGGAAGCGCTGCAACCCACGCTGTTCTGA
- a CDS encoding DUF4394 domain-containing protein, with the protein MKKVALLTLISTVALASCNMNRTPDAPTGQLAYGLSNDGKLVTFGLGNPDASYVKTDITGLGTDTLVDLDVRNTDGKLYGVATSGKVFMISTENGAATVDSTIANATVVAVDFNPAANRLRVAGTNAKNFRHTLMADPVAGTTGTTDDGAFVNPDGTINVNLVAAAYTNSFDNSATKAIAPGTTTTLYTIDGSADTLIMNTVGPQFNTLVTMGKLNVDVTAGTTGFDIAGANSAYLSSVSGNDTNLYTVNLTSGATTALSGKLTGVELKSLALKLAAQ; encoded by the coding sequence ATGAAAAAAGTTGCCCTGCTGACCCTGATCTCCACCGTCGCCCTCGCCTCCTGCAACATGAACCGCACGCCCGACGCCCCCACCGGCCAGCTCGCCTACGGCCTGAGCAACGACGGCAAACTCGTGACCTTCGGCCTGGGCAACCCCGACGCCAGCTACGTGAAGACGGACATCACGGGCCTGGGCACCGACACCCTGGTGGACCTGGACGTGCGTAACACCGACGGCAAACTGTACGGCGTGGCGACCAGCGGCAAGGTGTTCATGATCAGCACCGAGAACGGCGCGGCGACGGTGGACAGCACCATTGCGAACGCCACGGTGGTCGCCGTGGACTTCAACCCCGCCGCCAACCGCCTGCGCGTGGCCGGCACGAATGCCAAGAACTTCCGCCACACGCTGATGGCTGACCCCGTGGCCGGCACGACCGGCACGACGGACGACGGCGCCTTCGTCAACCCCGACGGGACGATCAACGTCAACCTCGTGGCCGCCGCGTACACCAACTCGTTCGACAACAGCGCTACCAAGGCCATTGCGCCCGGCACCACGACCACCCTGTACACGATCGACGGCAGCGCCGACACGCTGATCATGAACACCGTCGGCCCGCAGTTCAACACCCTGGTCACGATGGGCAAACTGAACGTGGACGTCACGGCGGGCACGACCGGCTTCGACATCGCCGGGGCCAACAGCGCGTACCTGAGCAGCGTGTCGGGCAACGACACCAACCTGTACACCGTGAACCTGACCAGCGGCGCCACCACTGCCCTGAGCGGCAAACTGACCGGCGTCGAGCTCAAGTCCCTCGCGCTTAAACTCGCCGCGCAGTAA
- a CDS encoding 5-formyltetrahydrofolate cyclo-ligase: MAGVTRPDPPADLPDKAAWRAWARAARAELPDVSAELCGHLRALLRSHGVRRVLAYRALPGEPDVSALHGEFELLTPRARFRPVPRLTLHAWESATELSRFGALQPPADAPQEPLDSVDAILLPALAFDTRGVRLGYGGGFYDRLLPDFRGLTVGVIQGALIVPRLPTDPHDCPVGWLLSEAGARAVTGPVSPP, translated from the coding sequence ATGGCGGGCGTGACCCGACCCGACCCACCCGCCGACCTGCCTGATAAGGCTGCCTGGAGGGCCTGGGCGCGGGCCGCACGCGCGGAGTTGCCGGACGTGTCGGCGGAACTGTGCGGCCACCTGCGGGCGCTGCTGCGTTCGCACGGCGTGCGGCGGGTGCTGGCGTACCGGGCGTTGCCGGGAGAGCCGGACGTGTCGGCCCTGCACGGCGAGTTCGAGTTGCTGACCCCCCGCGCCCGCTTCCGGCCGGTGCCGAGGTTGACGCTGCACGCGTGGGAGTCGGCGACGGAACTCAGCCGGTTCGGGGCGCTGCAACCGCCCGCAGACGCGCCGCAGGAGCCCCTGGACTCGGTGGACGCGATCCTGCTGCCCGCGCTGGCCTTCGACACGCGCGGCGTGCGCCTGGGCTACGGCGGGGGCTTCTACGACCGCCTGCTACCGGACTTCCGGGGGTTGACGGTGGGCGTGATTCAGGGCGCGCTGATCGTGCCGCGCCTGCCCACCGACCCGCACGACTGCCCGGTGGGGTGGCTGCTGAGCGAGGCGGGTGCGCGCGCGGTGACCGGACCGGTCAGTCCACCCTGA